TCTTATCTTGCAAGGCACGAGCGGGAAGCTTTCCCGTGTATTTTTTTAGAAGTTTCTCCGCCACACGTTGAGCAACCTCCGAAAAATCAAAATCCTTTAAAACATCTTCAATAGTTGCTTTGGCAATCCCTTTTTGAGACAGTTTTTGAGCCAGCACATAAGGTCCCTTATCTCCAGAAAGTTGATTGGCATTGATGATAGAGTAGGCATACTGACGATCATTAATCCAGTTATCTTCTTTAAGATTAGCGATAACTTGACTAGTGATTTTTTCATCAAGATCATACTTTTTCAGATACTCACAAACTTCCTTTTCGGTTCGAGCTTTAAATGATAGATGATAGAGGGCGAGATTTTTACCATAAGAGAACTGGGCAAAGTCCTGAATCTCGGTAAGTTCCTCTTTACTAATGACCCTATCTCGAGATAGCATAAAACGGACAATGGTATCTTCCGTGATATAAGAGGTTTGCTGTCCATCTAGTTCCATCAAGTAGAAACGTTTTTTCTTTTCAAGTTTTGTGATTTTCATAGTTCTATTATACCCTAAAATGTGATAAGATAGGGGTATGAATCTGAAAGTCAAACAAAAGATACCTTTAAAAATCAAGCGGATGGGCATCAATGGTGAGGGAATTGGTTTTTACCAGAAAACCCTCGTTTTTGTGCCTGGCGCCCTCAAAGGAGAAGACATCTATTGTCAAATTACTTCTATTAAACGTAACTTTGTAGAGGCAAAACTACTGAAGGTCAACAAGAAGTCTAAATTCCGTGTTGTGCCTGCTTGTACTATTTACAATGAATGCGGAGGCTGCCAAATCATGCACCTGCATTATGATAAGCAGCTGGAGTTCAAGACGGACTTACTTCACCAAGCGCTAAAAAAATTTGCCCCTGCAGGATATGAAAACTATGAAATCCGCCCGACGATTGGAATGCAGGAACCCAAGTACTATCGTGCTAAGTTACAATTTCAGACTCGAAAATTTAAAAATCAGGTCAAGGCAGGTCTGTATGCACAAAACTCTCACTATTTAGTAGAGTTGAAAGACTGCCTGGTACAAGACAAGGAAACCCAAGTGATTGCTAATCGTCTAGCAGAATTACTTACTTATCACCAGATTCCAATCACGGATGAGAGAAAAGTTCTAGGTGTTAGAACGATAATGGTCCGACGAGCAAGAAAGACTGGACAGGTTCAGATTATTATTGTTACAAACCGTCAGCTTAATTTAACCCAACTAGTAAAAGACTTAGTTAAAGATTTTCCAGAAGTTGTGACAGTGGCTGTGAATACAAATACAGCTAAAACCAGTGAAATTTATGGTGAAAAGACAGAGATTATCTGGGGAGAAGAGAGTATTCAAGAAGGTGTACTCGATTATGAATTTTCACTATCTCCTCGAGCTTTCTATCAACTGAATCCTGAACAAACAGAAGTCCTTTATAGCGAGGCAGTAAAAGCGCTGGATGTTAGTAAAGAAGACCATTTGATTGACGCATATTGTGGAGTTGGAACAATTGGTTTTGCCTTTGCAAAGAAAGTAAAAACACTCAGAGGTATGGATATTATTCCAGAAGCTATTGAAGATGCCAAGCGAAATGCTAAAAGAATGGGATTTGACAATACTCATTATGAAGCTGGAACGGCAGAAGAGATTATTCCTCGCTGGTATAAGGAAGGCTACCGAGCAGATGCTCTGATTGTGGATCCACCACGTACAGGTCTGGATGATAAGTTATTAGATACTATTCTTACCTATGTACCAGAAAAAATGGTCTATATTTCTTGCAATGTTTCGACCTTGGCTCGTGATTTAGTACGTTTAGTAGAAGTCTATGATCTCCATTATATCCAGTCGGTCGATATGTTCCCGCATACAGCTCGAACGGAAGCTGTTGTAAAATTAATAAAAAAAGTTTAAAAAAAGTGTTGACAAAGTTAGAAAAGTCGGTATAATAGTAAGAGTTGAAAATAACAGCTCAGGTCCGTTGGTCAAGGGGTTAAGACACCGCCTTTTCACGGCGGTAACACGGGTTCGAATCCCGTACGGACTATGGTATGTTGCGGATGGAAGCACTTGATGAAAAAAGATTAAAAAAGTTTCAAAAAAGTGTTGACAAGCGAAAGCACCTGTGATATACTAATATAGTTGTCGCTTGAGAGAAGTGAGTGACAAAGACCTTTGAAAACTGAACAAGACGAACCAATGTGCAGGGCACTACAACTAAGGTTGTAGTACTGAACAATGAAAAAAACAATAAATCTGTCAGTGACAGAAATGAGTGAGAACTCAAACTTTTAATGAGAGTTTGATCCTGGCTCAGGACGAACGCTGGCGGCGTGCCTAATACATGCAAGTAGAACGCTGAAGGAGGAGCTTGCTCTTCTGGATGAGTTGCGAACGGGTGAGTAACGCGTAGGTAACCTGCCTGGTAGCGGGGGATAACTATTGGAAACGATAGCTAATACCGCATAAGAGTAGATGTTGCATGACATTTGCTTAAAAGGTGCAATTGCATCACTACCAGATGGACCTGCGTTGTATTAGCTAGTTGGTGGGGTAACGGCTCACCAAGGCGACGATACATAGCCGACCTGAGAGGGTGATCGGCCACACTGGGACTGAGACACGGCCCAGACTCCTACGGGAGGCAGCAGTAGGGAATCTTCGGCAATGGACGAAAGTCTGACCGAGCAACGCCGCGTGAGTGAAGAAGGTTTTCGGATCGTAAAGCTCTGTTGTAAGAGAAGAACGAGTGTGAGAGTGGAAAGTTCACACTGTGACGGTATCTTACCAGAAAGGGACGGCTAACTACGTGCCAGCAGCCGCGGTAATACGTAGGTCCCGAGCGTTGTCCGGATTTATTGGGCGTAAAGCGAGCGCAGGCGGTTAGATAAGTCTGAAGTTAAAGGCTGTGGCTTAACCATAGTACGCTTTGGAAACTGTTTAACTTGAGTGCAAGAGGGGAGAGTGGAATTCCATGTGTAGCGGTGAAATGCGTAGATATATGGAGGAACACCGGTGGCGAAAGCGGCTCTCTGGCTTGTAACTGACGCTGAGGCTCGAAAGCGTGGGGAGCAAACAGGATTAGATACCCTGGTAGTCCACGCCGTAAACGATGAGTGCTAGGTGTTAGACCCTTTCCGGGGTTTAGTGCCGCAGCTAACGCATTAAGCACTCCGCCTGGGGAGTACGACCGCAAGGTTGAAACTCAAAGGAATTGACGGGGGCCCGCACAAGCGGTGGAGCATGTGGTTTAATTCGAAGCAACGCGAAGAACCTTACCAGGTCTTGACATCCCTCTGACCGCTCTAGAGATAGAGTTTTCCTTCGGGACAGAGGTGACAGGTGGTGCATGGTTGTCGTCAGCTCGTGTCGTGAGATGTTGGGTTAAGTCCCGCAACGAGCGCAACCCCTATTGTTAGTTGCCATCATTCAGTTGGGCACTCTAGCGAGACTGCCGGTAATAAACCGGAGGAAGGTGGGGATGACGTCAAATCATCATGCCCCTTATGACCTGGGCTACACACGTGCTACAATGGCTGGTACAACGAGTCGCAAGCCGGTGACGGCAAGCTAATCTCTTAAAGCCAGTCTCAGTTCGGATTGTAGGCTGCAACTCGCCTACATGAAGTCGGAATCGCTAGTAATCGCGGATCAGCACGCCGCGGTGAATACGTTCCCGGGCCTTGTACACACCGCCCGTCACACCACGAGAGTTTGTAACACCCGAAGTCGGTGAGGTAACCGTAAGGAGCCAGCCGCCTAAGGTGGGATAGATGATTGGGGTGAAGTCGTAACAAGGTAGCCGTATCGGAAGGTGCGGCTGGATCACCTCCTTTCTAAGGAAAAGGAACTGCGCATTGGTCTTGTTTAGTCTTGAGAGGTCTTGTGGGGCCTTAGCTCAGCTGGGAGAGCGCCTGCTTTGCACGCAGGAGGTCAGCGGTTCGATCCCGCTAGGCTCCATCGGTGAGAGATCACCAAGTAATGCACATTGAAAATTGAATATCTATATCAAATAGTAACAAGAAAATAAACCGAAAACGCTGTAGTATTAATAAGAGTTTATGACTGAAAGGTCAGAAAAATAAGGTTAAGTTAATAAGGGCGCACGGTGGATGCCTTGGCACTAGGAGCCGAAGAAGGACGTGACAAACGACGATATGCCTTGGGTAGCTGTAAGTAAGCGATGATCCAGGGATTTCCGAATGGGGGAACCCAACAGGTACTACCTGTTACCCACATCTGTTAAGGATGTGAGGAGGAAGACGCAGTGAACTGAAACATCTAAGTAGCTGCAGGAAGAGAAAGCAAAAGCGATTGCCTTAGTAGCGGCGAGCGAAACGGCAGAAGGGCAAACCGAAGAGTTTACTCTTCGGGGTTGTAGGACTGCAATGTGGACTCAAAGATTATAGAAGAATGATTTGGGAAGATCAGCCAAAGAGAGTAATAGCCTCGTATTTAAAATAGTCTTTGTACCTAGCAGTATCCTGAGTACGGCGGGACACGTGAAATCCCGTCGGAATCTGGGAGGACCATCTCCCAACCCTAAATACTCCCTAGTGACCGATAGTGAACCAGTACCGTGAGGGAAAGGTGAAAAGCACCCCGGGAGGGGAGTGAAATAGAACCTGAAACCGTGTGCCTACAACAAGTTCGAGCCCGTTAATGGGTGAGAGCGTGCCTTTTGTAGAATGAACCGGCGAGTTACGTTATGATGCGAGGTTAAGTTGAAGAGACGGAGCCGTAGGGAAACCGAGTCTGAATAGGGCGAATTAGTATCATGACGTAGACCCGAAACCATGTGACCTACCCATGAGCAGGTTGAAGGTGCGGTAAGACGCACTGGAGGACCGAACCAGGGCACGTTGAAAAGTGCTTGGATGACTTGTGGGTAGCGGAGAAATTCCAAACGAACTTGGAGATAGCTGGTTCTCTCCGAAATAGCTTTAGGGCTAGCGTCGACATAAAGATTCTTGGAGGTAGAGCACTGTTTGGGTGAGGGGTCCATCCCGGATTACCAATCTCAGATAAACTCCGAATGCCAATGAATTATGGTCGGCAGTCAGACTGCGAGTGCTAAGATCCGTAGTCGAAAGGGAAACAGCCCAGACCACCAGCTAAGGTCCCAAAATAATTGTTAAGTGGAAAAGGATGTGGGGTTGCACAGACAACTAGGATGTTAGCTTAGAAGCAGCTATTCATTCAAAGAGTGCGTAATAGCTCACTAGTCGAGTGACCCTGCG
The Streptococcus toyakuensis genome window above contains:
- the recX gene encoding recombination regulator RecX, with amino-acid sequence MKITKLEKKKRFYLMELDGQQTSYITEDTIVRFMLSRDRVISKEELTEIQDFAQFSYGKNLALYHLSFKARTEKEVCEYLKKYDLDEKITSQVIANLKEDNWINDRQYAYSIINANQLSGDKGPYVLAQKLSQKGIAKATIEDVLKDFDFSEVAQRVAEKLLKKYTGKLPARALQDKIIQNLTNKGFSYSDAKNTFDDLDSQVDQETTQELIFKELDKQYAKYARKYEGYELKQRLTQVLARKGYDFSDIASALREYL
- the rlmD gene encoding 23S rRNA (uracil(1939)-C(5))-methyltransferase RlmD; the protein is MNLKVKQKIPLKIKRMGINGEGIGFYQKTLVFVPGALKGEDIYCQITSIKRNFVEAKLLKVNKKSKFRVVPACTIYNECGGCQIMHLHYDKQLEFKTDLLHQALKKFAPAGYENYEIRPTIGMQEPKYYRAKLQFQTRKFKNQVKAGLYAQNSHYLVELKDCLVQDKETQVIANRLAELLTYHQIPITDERKVLGVRTIMVRRARKTGQVQIIIVTNRQLNLTQLVKDLVKDFPEVVTVAVNTNTAKTSEIYGEKTEIIWGEESIQEGVLDYEFSLSPRAFYQLNPEQTEVLYSEAVKALDVSKEDHLIDAYCGVGTIGFAFAKKVKTLRGMDIIPEAIEDAKRNAKRMGFDNTHYEAGTAEEIIPRWYKEGYRADALIVDPPRTGLDDKLLDTILTYVPEKMVYISCNVSTLARDLVRLVEVYDLHYIQSVDMFPHTARTEAVVKLIKKV